From the genome of Salvelinus sp. IW2-2015 unplaced genomic scaffold, ASM291031v2 Un_scaffold5622, whole genome shotgun sequence:
cacacacacacacacacacacacacacacacactggggttaAGATAATATGGACAAGCATCGCAGTCCGTTTTCCAGGGAGTCTCCAAGTTTAATGGCATTTCATTATAATTGCTATGATGTCAGACTGTCCATCCAATTTAATCggactaaaaacaacaacaagaaattCGTTCAGACAgttcacagagacagagagagataggacaTTCAGACTGTCCGGTGAAGAAGACTTACCAATACAACTGTGGCAAACAGGTTTGTATTGGCTACtttcgttgtgggtggttatcTTTGTGTTGACAATATTTGGTGAAATGTTTAATTTGTTCTTTCTTTAAAATAATTTTCTCTCTGGCTTTTTCTTTTGTAATCAACGGACACGGCGCATCACAATGATGTAGTTTCTTGGCAACGCGAGCGTCCACTCCACTCCGGCCCGTCAACAACAGGACAGTTTGAAGGTAAATATTTGCATGTGAACAAAATAGACATTTGATGTTTTTGATATGATCACGATATCAACCAGTAGAAGTTGTTTTGATATGATCACGATATCAACCAGTAGAAGTTGTTTTGATATGATCACATATCAACCAGTAGAAGTTGTTTTGATATGATCACGATATCAACCAGTAGAAGTTGTTTTGATATGATCACGATATCAACCAGTAGAAGTTGACCAATATATATATCCTTATTCTAAGAATGCATCTGTATTACaactgccaggtcgcagttgtaaatgagaacttgttttcaactggccaacctggttaaataaaggtgaatatatatatgtatatatatatagatatatgtatctatatatctatatatatagatcaaggctgtttcacaacctgccgtgattgggagtcccatagagcggcgcacaattggctcagcgtcgtctgggtttggccggggtaggccgtcatcgtcaataagaatttgttcttaactgacttgcctagttaaataaaggttaaataaaaaataaatctatataATATAAAATCCGTTTGTGAAAAAAGCATGAATATAGTTCCATTAGTTCTAGAAAGACACAATGGAACTTTTGGTATTATTTGACCGTTATCATACAGCAGGGAAACGTGATACACCGTTATTATAGCACCAACCGTACCCCGGTTATTGCGCAGTTTAGCCTACCTTTCTGGGTCCGCTAACCATGCAGTAATCACAACGGACGCTAGGGGGAGTAATACATTAGTGTATACAGGAGACTGTCTGTCATATGTTGCATGATTGAACCGAGAGTAATTTATGTTTAAGTTTCCCATAATGATTTTAAACTGTGTTTGTCCCTATTGAGTAGACCAGATGTGAATGTGATGCATGAGTTTAAAGTTTACCTCAGAccattctcatctctctctctttctctccctccctccctctcaagaTGTTGCCGCCCCGCTCCTTCCCTCTGTCTATTCTCTCGCTCCTCCTGGTTGTTGCCGAGACGGGCCTGTGCGTTGCTGAGACCCCCCAGCTGCACGGTGGTTTCCGTGGTTGCGCGGTGCGGGATTTTTCCTTCATGGCCCAGAAGCCGGGATGCAGGAACCTCCGCATCGACACCGAGGCCTGCTGGGGCCGCTGTCGTACCTGGGAGGTAGGTAACCacgacaggacacacacacacacacatgcttgtcCAACAATCTCTTGGTCCTCTCATGTCTTGCCGTCTTGACACACACCCGGGACACATGTCATGGGAGGTAACCATAGCAACACGTCACAGACACTCCCTGCAACGTATGTCACCTGGACACATGTCATGGGaggtaaccatagcaacatgtCAGATTTATAAATGAATCTATGAAACTACAACAGTGCTGCTGTCAGGGCTAATAGAGTTGTTGTTCCTGTCGCTAACAGAAGCCGCTCCCAGAGCCCCCCTACGTCCAGCGGCATCACCGCGTGTGTTCCTACGGTCGTACTCGCTACCTGATGGTCCGTCTGCCAGGCTGCCAGCCCCACGTCTCCCCGCTCTACCCCTACCCCCTCGCCCTGCAGTGCCACTGCGCCGTCTGTTCCACACAGGATACGGAGTGTGAGACGTTCTGATACggacttctgtgtgtgtgtgaaaagattTACGGTTGATTTAAGCAAtgaggcccgagggggtgtggtgtacggccaatataccacagccaagggctgttcttacgtacGACGCatcacggagtgcctggatacagcccttagccgtggtatattggccgtataccacaaaccccctgaggtgccttattgccattataaactggttaccaaagtaattagagcagtaaaaatacatattttgtcatacccgtgttatacggtctgatataccacggctgtcagccaatcagcattcagggctcgaatcaCCCAGTTTTATAAAATGCTTCATACCACTGTAATATGACACAGCAACCTTGTTAGAAAATGTAatcatgtataataataataataatacaatctgTTGAGCgattatttttcctttttttatttagtcAACCCTTCCAACATTCTTACAGGTCACTTATGTACAAAATGTAAGTTGCTCATAgacataaatacagttttttaatGTACATCCTTTAGTCTCTCTAGTTTAGTGGCCATAGAAACAAAATGAATCCAAACGGAATTGGAACTTCGGAATTGGAACTTCGGAATTGGAACAATTTCACTGGTAAAACCAATGGGCacattcaaaatggctgccaatcTACTCACTGACTTGAGTGGGGATGTCCATTctactcattctagttctgtgttgTGGCTGTATAACAGATCTATGTAGTGGTTTTAATGATTGTATTATCTATAGTGGTTTAACTGGATGTCACTGTCtacgtcccaattggcacccaaTCTGTctttgtagtgcactagtttgtatgggccctggtcaaaagtagtgcactagtttgtatgggccctgatcaaaagtagtgcactagtttgtatgggccctggtcaaaagtagtgcactagtttgtatgggccctggtcaaaagtagtgcactagtttgtatgggccctggtcaaaagtagtgcactacatagggaatagggtgttgaCTCAAAGTGTCACAAAATGTCTTCTGTTCCTAAATAAACCAACGTTTAAACCAACAAATCTTAAATAAAGCAACTGTATGAAAAGTTTTTTCCTCAAGTCTTTTTTCCtttttgcgcacacacacacacacacacacacacacacacacacacacacacacacacacacacacaaataatatatattatgtgtgtatattattatgtgtgtgtgtgtattatgtgtgtgtgtgtgtatatatatattatgtgttggtgtgtattatgtgtgtgtgttgtgttatttcaATCACCGGTATAGATGACAGTCAGGTCCTGGGCTGAGCCCTTCGTAGCTGGAAAACTGCCTGGACACAGGCAGCAGCCAAGCATCACAAACAGAGGCTGAGATCACTCCCTGACACATGACGACAAGGACAGTGGTTCTGCAAGGGAAAACAGAAGAGAGTTAAGGAGATTAGCGCTTTTAATATCTAATTTAAAGTGAATTCATTCTGCTTGTGCATTGACTGCATAACAGAGCTTTTACACTTAAAACACCATTTTATCTCTCAAACTTATCCCGTTTGTTTTTTTTCCTGATTGTTTGATCAAGTAGATGCACACATATTGTTTTTCTGACGGGGGATGTTCAGGTGTGTCCTGTTCTAGTGtcctaagtgctgttattgtcgaGCCCCAACTTTCGCCCCTGCAGTGAGATACGTCGAcacaatcacatgtatttataaagccctttttacatcagcagatgtcacaaagtcctTACAACGCTACAACGCAATCGACGCACCACCCGCACACGCAACCGCACACACAT
Proteins encoded in this window:
- the LOC112078392 gene encoding glycoprotein hormone beta-5-like, yielding MLPPRSFPLSILSLLLVVAETGLCVAETPQLHGGFRGCAVRDFSFMAQKPGCRNLRIDTEACWGRCRTWEKPLPEPPYVQRHHRVCSYGRTRYLMVRLPGCQPHVSPLYPYPLALQCHCAVCSTQDTECETF